In Beijerinckia indica subsp. indica ATCC 9039, the genomic window GCTTTCGCTCCCGGATGAATCGCAAATTGGGTATCGTCCGTGTCAGGCGCCTCTATTCCCATCACCGAGGGTTCTGTCGAGGCCAGACGCGTTTTTGCCTCGAGGAGTTTGCGGGCCACCTCCCCTACGACATAATTCGACATGCTTTGTTTGGCGACGAGACGCAATGTGACGGCGAGCGTGGCCGTGTCTTCCTCGGGTTGAGCCTTAACGCCGCCAAATGAGCCTGCGTCTATATCCACCTTTTGAAGACCGCCAAAATGTTTCACCATGGCGTCAGCTTCATCCACACCGATGATCTGCGGCGTGCCTTTTGTCGCCTTGGCGGCGGCGGCATAAGCCTCGCTCGAAATCCCGATACCGGGGATACCGACAACATAGATGGCGGCGATTTTCTTTTGCCCCAGCGCCACACCGGCCTCAGCAGGTGTGAGCTGGAGCCTGTTTACGGACGTGGTCGGAATATTGTTGTAGGTGAGAATTTTATCGAGAAGAGCCTGATCCTCCGGCGGACCCGGCAGGAACCCGATTGTCCTGTTGCGAAGATTACTGAAACTTTCGATCGAGGAATTCGGCGGGATGATCAGAAAGACCTGATAGGTGCGCAGAATAGCAATGGTCTGGGCCTTGGATGGCAATCCGACATCGGTGCGTAAGATCGCGAGATCGACCTTGCCATCCTGGAGAGCCGCAGCCGCGGCCGGCATATCGGCGACGGAAATCCGCTTCATCCGAACCCAATGGGACGATTGACTGGCCTCCCGCCCCAAAGCCTGGAGCATCTTGGATGTCGTGTCGCCAAGCGGAGGAACCGCTACCGTTAGAGGCCATGTGATGGATCGGGCGATCCAAATCCCTCCCGCGATCAAGCCGCCAAGAAATAAAAGCGCAATGACGCTTTTCAAGACGCGCGACATGACCATTTCTCCGGCTTCCTGCCAAGAGACGCCATCAGCGCCTCTTGGCTCCTTTCTCGAATTTTCGCGTTCCCAAAGGCATAGCAAAAATTCGAAAGCGTTCTAATGGTCATGTTTTATGACGTTAGTATAGACATTACCACATCAAGGACATCATTCGGTATCGGACGTTCTAAAAACAGGGTAGCCAGCGCGCACAGTAAGATTACAGAGCAAGCCCCCATAACAATGCTTACGGGCAGCGCCAGTAGACTTGGCCATAAGCATTGACCACTTGTACGCAGCCCGGCACTACGGCGGCGCCCGCTGCAGCACCCGCTGCTGCTCCCACGGCAACGGCGCGACGCGTCGTGCGGCGCGCGACACCGGCATAGCTCATGGGCGTGAGCGGGCGGCCAATGACCGCTTCAGCAGAGGAGACAAGCGATCCATT contains:
- a CDS encoding TAXI family TRAP transporter solute-binding subunit — its product is MSRVLKSVIALLFLGGLIAGGIWIARSITWPLTVAVPPLGDTTSKMLQALGREASQSSHWVRMKRISVADMPAAAAALQDGKVDLAILRTDVGLPSKAQTIAILRTYQVFLIIPPNSSIESFSNLRNRTIGFLPGPPEDQALLDKILTYNNIPTTSVNRLQLTPAEAGVALGQKKIAAIYVVGIPGIGISSEAYAAAAKATKGTPQIIGVDEADAMVKHFGGLQKVDIDAGSFGGVKAQPEEDTATLAVTLRLVAKQSMSNYVVGEVARKLLEAKTRLASTEPSVMGIEAPDTDDTQFAIHPGAKAYFDGDAPSLFDRFESLFWIGSAALGILGSGLTWLWSRIRGPRQDMEPVGDRLASFLKRVRQADERALAELEDELDSIVLQLIEARSEGTIEGDDINTYAIAVLHGRAAIAERLAFLRQQQGQGME